The following are encoded in a window of Paraburkholderia hospita genomic DNA:
- a CDS encoding muconate/chloromuconate family cycloisomerase, translating into MIPSAVQIQAVDTILVDVPTIRPHRLSVATMNCQALVLIRLQCADGITGWGEATTIGGLAYGEESPESIKTNIDTYFAPLLKGMDATRPGQAMAKLRECFQGNRFAKCAIETALFDAQAQRFGVPLSELFGGRVTDSVEVAWTLASGDTGRDIDEAHQMLEMKRHRVFKLKIGTRAPAEDIAHVAAIKAAVGDHAEVRVDVNQAWSQAEALWACERLADAGCNLIEQPIAADDRRGLKRLTHHSKVPIMADEALHGPVDAFDVASAHAADVFAVKIAQSGGLTGAASVAAIALAAGVDLYGGTMLEGAVGTIASAQLFSTFRELKWGTELFGPLLLTQEILTEPLRYENFSLQLPQGPGLGIQLDLDKIGRLRRDSKHGASVVKG; encoded by the coding sequence ATGATACCAAGCGCCGTTCAGATACAAGCTGTAGACACTATTCTCGTCGATGTTCCGACGATTCGCCCGCACCGCCTGTCGGTCGCCACGATGAATTGCCAGGCCCTCGTGCTGATCCGGCTTCAATGCGCGGATGGTATAACGGGCTGGGGCGAGGCGACCACGATCGGCGGTCTCGCGTATGGCGAGGAAAGCCCCGAAAGCATCAAGACCAACATCGACACCTATTTCGCGCCGTTGCTCAAGGGCATGGACGCGACCCGTCCCGGCCAGGCGATGGCGAAGCTGCGCGAATGCTTCCAGGGCAACCGCTTTGCGAAGTGCGCGATCGAAACAGCGTTGTTCGACGCGCAGGCGCAGCGTTTCGGCGTGCCGCTGTCGGAGCTGTTCGGCGGCCGCGTGACGGATTCCGTCGAAGTCGCATGGACGCTGGCGAGCGGCGACACAGGCCGCGATATCGACGAAGCGCATCAGATGCTGGAAATGAAGCGGCACCGCGTGTTCAAGCTGAAGATCGGCACGCGCGCACCGGCTGAGGACATCGCGCACGTCGCCGCGATCAAGGCGGCCGTGGGCGACCACGCCGAAGTCCGCGTCGACGTGAATCAGGCGTGGAGCCAGGCGGAAGCGCTGTGGGCGTGCGAACGCCTCGCGGACGCGGGCTGCAATCTGATCGAGCAACCCATCGCCGCCGACGACCGCCGCGGCCTCAAGCGCCTCACGCATCACTCGAAAGTGCCCATCATGGCCGACGAAGCGCTGCATGGTCCCGTCGATGCATTCGATGTCGCCAGCGCGCATGCGGCCGATGTATTCGCCGTGAAAATCGCGCAATCGGGCGGCCTGACGGGTGCGGCGAGCGTGGCCGCGATTGCGCTTGCTGCGGGTGTCGACCTGTATGGCGGCACGATGCTGGAAGGCGCGGTCGGCACGATTGCTTCGGCGCAACTGTTCAGCACGTTCCGCGAATTGAAGTGGGGCACCGAGCTGTTCGGGCCGTTGCTTCTCACGCAAGAAATTCTCACCGAGCCGCTGCGCTACGAGAACTTCTCGTTGCAGTTGCCGCAAGGCCCGGGCCTCGGGATTCAACTCGACCTCGACAAGATCGGGAGACTGCGCCGCGATTCGAAGCACGGCGCGAGTGTGGTCAAAGGTTAG
- the norR gene encoding nitric oxide reductase transcriptional regulator NorR has protein sequence MTRVKTTSSEVKLTASEVLDALIPLVEDLSRDLPERERYRRLLTTLRTLFPGDAAALLRLDDDTLVPLAIDGLSGDTLGRRFRVSDHPRFEALLSSEEPTRFPADSDLPDPYDGLVQGVSGHLEVHDCLGCPLLIGGRPWGLLTLDSLDPERFDSIDMNTLQAFLSLAAATVSVAERIDTLERNTEEERQRAEAYRQASGQSSRELIGSSAAHQQLVNEIRVVANSELTVLVTGETGVGKELVANAIHSGSPRANKPMISLNCAALPDTLVESELFGHVRGAFSGASSDRRGKFELADGGTLFLDEVGELPVGVQAKLLRVLQNGQLQRIGSDSEHKVDVRLIAATNRDLAEEVRTGRFRADLYHRLSVYPLRVPALRERGRDVLLLAGYFLEENRARLGLLSIRLGQDAQTALLSYNWPGNVRELEHMIGRSAFKALSRHRERPRILTLTAADLGMSANNGGELPAAASLSASTGADDAAATDFRSTVTAYERTLVSDALERNNHNWAAVARALGMDRANLNRLARRLGLK, from the coding sequence ATGACAAGGGTTAAAACGACCTCATCAGAGGTTAAACTGACTGCATCCGAGGTGCTCGACGCGCTGATTCCGCTGGTCGAGGACCTGTCGCGCGACCTGCCGGAGCGCGAGCGCTATCGCCGACTTCTGACGACGCTGCGCACGCTGTTCCCCGGCGATGCAGCGGCCCTGTTGCGTCTCGATGACGACACCCTCGTGCCGCTCGCCATCGACGGCCTGTCGGGCGACACCCTCGGCCGCCGCTTTCGCGTGAGCGACCATCCGCGTTTCGAAGCGCTGCTGTCGAGCGAAGAGCCCACGCGCTTTCCCGCCGACTCCGATTTGCCCGATCCCTATGACGGCCTTGTGCAGGGCGTGAGCGGCCATCTCGAAGTGCACGACTGTCTCGGCTGTCCGCTGCTGATCGGCGGCAGGCCGTGGGGCCTGCTGACACTCGACTCGCTCGATCCCGAGCGTTTCGACAGCATCGACATGAATACGCTGCAGGCGTTTCTGAGCCTTGCGGCGGCGACGGTGAGCGTCGCGGAGCGCATCGACACGCTCGAACGCAACACGGAGGAAGAGCGTCAGCGTGCCGAGGCGTACCGCCAGGCAAGCGGGCAAAGCAGCCGCGAACTGATCGGCAGCAGCGCGGCGCATCAGCAACTGGTCAACGAAATCCGCGTGGTCGCGAACAGCGAGCTGACCGTGCTCGTGACGGGCGAAACGGGTGTCGGCAAGGAACTGGTCGCGAACGCGATTCACAGCGGCTCGCCGCGCGCGAACAAGCCGATGATCAGCCTGAACTGTGCGGCGCTGCCGGATACGCTCGTCGAAAGCGAGCTGTTCGGGCATGTGCGCGGCGCGTTCTCGGGCGCGTCGTCGGACCGGCGCGGCAAGTTCGAACTCGCCGACGGCGGCACGCTGTTTCTCGACGAGGTCGGCGAGTTGCCGGTCGGCGTGCAGGCCAAGTTGCTGCGCGTGTTGCAGAACGGCCAGTTGCAGCGTATCGGCTCGGACAGCGAACATAAGGTGGACGTGCGGCTCATCGCCGCGACCAATCGCGATCTCGCCGAAGAAGTGCGCACAGGGCGCTTTCGCGCGGATCTGTATCACCGGCTGAGCGTGTATCCCTTGCGCGTGCCGGCGTTGCGCGAGCGCGGGCGCGATGTGTTGCTGCTCGCGGGCTACTTCCTCGAAGAGAACCGGGCGCGGCTCGGGCTGCTCAGCATCCGGCTGGGCCAGGACGCGCAAACCGCGCTGCTTTCGTATAACTGGCCGGGCAACGTGCGCGAACTCGAGCATATGATTGGCCGCAGCGCGTTCAAGGCGCTGTCGCGTCATCGCGAGCGGCCACGCATTCTTACGCTGACGGCGGCGGATCTCGGCATGTCGGCGAATAACGGCGGCGAGCTGCCAGCGGCTGCGTCCCTTTCGGCTTCGACGGGCGCAGACGACGCGGCCGCAACCGATTTCCGCAGCACCGTCACCGCCTACGAGCGCACGCTCGTCAGCGACGCGCTGGAACGCAACAACCACAACTGGGCAGCCGTCGCGCGCGCGCTCGGCATGGATCGCGCGAATCTAAACCGGCTCGCGAGGCGTCTTGGCCTGAAATAA
- the catC gene encoding muconolactone Delta-isomerase, translated as MLFHVKMVVKLPPDMPVERANELKATEKALAQRLQKEGIWRHLWRIAGLYANFSVFDVESPAQLNEILMQLPLYPYMEVTVDAMCRHPSSIHEDDR; from the coding sequence ATGCTATTTCACGTGAAGATGGTCGTTAAGCTGCCGCCCGATATGCCTGTCGAGCGCGCCAACGAATTGAAGGCCACAGAAAAGGCCCTGGCGCAGCGTCTGCAAAAGGAAGGGATCTGGCGGCATCTTTGGCGCATTGCGGGCCTGTACGCGAATTTCAGCGTGTTCGACGTGGAAAGCCCCGCGCAACTCAATGAGATCCTCATGCAGCTGCCGCTTTATCCGTATATGGAAGTGACGGTAGATGCGATGTGCCGCCATCCTTCGTCGATTCACGAAGACGATCGTTAG
- the hmpA gene encoding NO-inducible flavohemoprotein: MLSAEHRAIVKATVPLLESGGEALTTHFYKTMLAEYPSVRPLFNQAHQQSGDQPRALANAVLMYARHIDQLEQLGGLVSQIVNKHVALNILPEHYPIVGACLLRAIREVLGAEIATDAVIEAWGAAYQQLADLLIGLEENVYVEKETATGGWRGTRPFVVARKVKESDEITSFYLRPADGGELLEFHPGQYIGLKLIVDGEEIRRNYSLSAAANGREYRISVKREPNGKASNYLHDSVNEGATLNLLTPSGDFTLAHNDKPLVLISGGVGITPTLAMLNAALQTSRPIHFIHATRHGGVHAFRDHIDELAARHPQLKRFYVYEKPRQDDDAHHAEGYIDEARLIEWLPATRDVDVYFLGPKSFMQAVKRHLKTIGVPEKQSRYEFFGPASALD, from the coding sequence ATGCTGTCAGCCGAACATCGCGCAATCGTCAAGGCAACTGTTCCGCTGCTCGAAAGCGGCGGCGAAGCGCTCACCACGCACTTCTACAAGACCATGCTGGCGGAGTACCCGAGTGTGCGCCCGCTGTTCAACCAGGCGCACCAGCAATCGGGCGATCAGCCGCGCGCGCTCGCGAATGCCGTGCTGATGTACGCGCGTCATATCGATCAACTCGAACAACTCGGCGGACTGGTTTCGCAGATCGTCAACAAGCACGTCGCGCTGAACATCCTGCCCGAGCATTATCCGATCGTCGGCGCATGTCTGCTGCGCGCGATCCGCGAAGTGCTCGGAGCGGAAATCGCCACGGATGCTGTGATCGAAGCGTGGGGCGCCGCGTATCAGCAACTGGCCGACCTGCTGATCGGCCTCGAAGAGAATGTCTACGTCGAGAAGGAAACCGCGACGGGCGGCTGGCGCGGCACGCGTCCGTTCGTGGTGGCGCGCAAGGTCAAGGAAAGCGACGAGATCACGTCGTTCTATCTGCGTCCCGCCGACGGCGGCGAGCTGCTCGAATTCCACCCGGGCCAGTACATCGGCCTGAAGCTGATCGTCGATGGTGAAGAGATTCGCCGCAACTATTCATTGTCGGCTGCGGCAAACGGCCGCGAATATCGGATCAGCGTGAAGCGCGAGCCGAACGGCAAGGCGTCGAACTATCTGCACGATTCGGTGAATGAAGGCGCGACGCTGAACCTGCTCACACCGTCGGGCGACTTCACGCTGGCGCACAACGACAAGCCGCTGGTGCTGATCAGCGGTGGCGTCGGTATCACGCCGACGCTCGCGATGCTGAATGCCGCGCTGCAAACGTCGCGTCCCATTCACTTCATTCATGCCACACGTCACGGCGGCGTGCATGCGTTCCGCGACCATATCGACGAACTGGCGGCGCGTCATCCGCAGCTCAAGCGCTTCTATGTGTATGAGAAGCCGCGTCAGGACGACGACGCGCATCACGCGGAAGGTTATATCGACGAAGCTCGCCTGATCGAATGGCTGCCGGCCACGCGTGATGTGGATGTGTACTTCCTCGGACCCAAGTCGTTCATGCAGGCGGTGAAGCGCCATCTGAAGACGATTGGCGTGCCGGAAAAGCAGAGCCGTTACGAGTTCTTCGGTCCCGCTTCCGCGCTCGATTGA
- the catA gene encoding catechol 1,2-dioxygenase yields the protein MDIKTIDALLNKINESATHEGNARTKQVVNRIIRDLFITIDELDVTPNEFWSALNYLGEAGQSGELGLLAAGLGFEHFLDVRLDEAEAKAGLQGGTPRTIEGPLYVAGAPESTGHARLDNGNEPGETLVMRGRVLAENGEPVRGALVEVWHANHLGNYSHFDKSQAEFNLRRSIRTDENGTYSFRSVVPIGYSVPPQGKTQQLLDLLGRHGHRPAHIHFFVSAPGYRKLTTQINIEGDPYLWDDFAFATREGLVPAVKKEEGATGKPYGIDGQFALIDFDFSLVEERNNVPTSEVERVRA from the coding sequence ATGGACATCAAAACCATCGACGCCCTGTTGAACAAGATCAACGAAAGCGCCACGCACGAAGGCAACGCCCGCACGAAGCAGGTGGTCAACCGGATCATCCGCGATCTGTTCATCACGATCGACGAACTCGACGTGACGCCGAACGAATTCTGGTCAGCGCTGAACTATCTCGGCGAAGCGGGCCAAAGCGGTGAGCTGGGTCTGCTGGCCGCGGGTCTCGGCTTCGAGCACTTCCTGGACGTGCGTCTCGATGAAGCGGAAGCCAAGGCAGGCCTCCAGGGCGGCACGCCGCGCACGATCGAAGGTCCGCTGTACGTGGCGGGCGCGCCGGAATCGACGGGCCATGCACGGCTCGACAATGGCAACGAACCGGGCGAAACGCTGGTGATGCGCGGCCGTGTTCTCGCTGAAAACGGCGAGCCGGTGCGCGGCGCGCTGGTCGAAGTGTGGCACGCGAACCATCTGGGCAACTACTCGCACTTCGACAAATCGCAGGCCGAATTCAACCTGCGCCGCTCGATCCGTACCGACGAAAACGGCACGTACAGCTTCCGCAGCGTGGTGCCGATCGGCTATAGCGTGCCGCCGCAAGGCAAGACGCAACAACTGCTCGATCTGCTTGGCCGTCACGGTCATCGCCCGGCGCATATCCACTTCTTCGTCTCGGCGCCCGGTTATCGCAAGCTGACCACACAGATCAACATCGAAGGCGATCCGTATCTGTGGGATGACTTCGCGTTCGCGACTCGCGAAGGTCTCGTGCCCGCCGTCAAGAAGGAAGAGGGCGCAACGGGCAAGCCTTATGGCATCGACGGCCAGTTTGCGTTGATCGACTTCGACTTCAGCCTCGTCGAGGAACGCAACAACGTGCCGACGAGCGAAGTGGAACGCGTCCGCGCCTGA
- a CDS encoding MarR family winged helix-turn-helix transcriptional regulator: protein MRHYTKDNFRLTESVGYQLVKARNVITTEMDAALKDLDISSQQMGIMLMLRQKLASTPFELSKMLGIDTGLMTRMLDKLEAKGLVVRSRDDEDRRVVNLTLTKPGIAVADQIPEIAPDVLNARLKDFTKAELNELRRLLRKFVSD, encoded by the coding sequence GTGCGTCACTACACCAAAGACAATTTCAGGCTCACGGAGAGCGTCGGCTATCAGCTTGTGAAGGCGCGTAACGTGATCACGACGGAGATGGACGCGGCGCTGAAGGACCTCGACATCTCCAGCCAGCAAATGGGCATCATGCTGATGCTCAGGCAGAAACTCGCGTCGACGCCGTTCGAGCTGTCGAAAATGCTCGGCATCGACACCGGCCTGATGACGCGCATGCTCGACAAGCTCGAAGCGAAAGGGCTGGTGGTGCGCTCGCGCGACGACGAGGACCGCCGCGTCGTCAACCTGACGCTGACCAAACCCGGTATTGCGGTCGCCGATCAGATTCCCGAAATCGCGCCCGACGTCCTCAATGCACGTCTGAAGGACTTCACCAAGGCCGAGCTGAATGAACTGCGCCGCCTGCTGCGCAAGTTCGTGAGTGACTGA
- a CDS encoding MarR family winged helix-turn-helix transcriptional regulator: MSHYSKEDFHLTDNLGFAITKARNLVVGQMDKAVKGLNIRSHHVGIFMSLLRGIDTTPATLSRHLGIDTGLMTRTLDKLETLGMLTRTRSSDDRRVVNLELTEAGREIALRIAEIAPDVLNERLQCFTKDEFDELRRLLRKFLND; encoded by the coding sequence ATGTCGCACTATTCGAAGGAAGATTTTCATTTGACCGACAACCTCGGTTTCGCGATCACCAAGGCGCGCAACCTCGTTGTCGGACAAATGGATAAGGCAGTGAAGGGCCTGAACATACGGTCGCACCATGTCGGGATTTTCATGTCGCTGTTGCGCGGTATCGACACGACGCCGGCCACGCTGTCGCGCCATCTCGGCATCGACACGGGCCTGATGACGCGCACGCTCGACAAGCTCGAAACGCTCGGCATGCTGACGCGCACGCGCAGCTCGGACGACCGCCGCGTCGTGAATCTCGAACTCACCGAGGCGGGCCGCGAAATCGCGCTGCGCATCGCGGAGATCGCGCCCGATGTGCTAAACGAACGTCTTCAGTGCTTCACCAAAGACGAATTCGACGAACTGCGCCGTCTGCTTCGCAAGTTCCTCAACGATTGA